The Chitinimonas sp. BJYL2 genome segment GCGTGAACACCCCGATATCGAACTACGGCTGATGACCAGCGACCGGGATATCTCGCGGCTGGATGCGCCTTTCGATCTCGCCATCCGCCGCGGCCCCGGCGATTGGCCCGGTCATGTCAGCAAGCCTTTTCTCGAAGAGCGCGAGCTACCGCTGTGCGCGCCCAGCCTGCTGGAGCGTTTGCCCATTCACACCCCGCAGGATCTCGCCCAGCACACCCTGCTGCAAGCCGATACCCGCCCCACGGCCTGGCAGCGTTGGCTCACGTTGGCCGGCGTGCCAGAACTCAAGCCTGCTGCCACTCAGCAATTCGGCCACTTCTACCTGGCCTTGCGCGCGGCCATGAACGGCCTCGGCGTGGTGCTTGGTCCGCTGCCGATGATGCAGGCCGAACTGGACGCTGGCACGCTGGTCGCCCCACTGCAGGAACCCAGTGTGGTGGTACGCGGCTATTGCTGGATCACCCCCCGCGCTGCCACCCATGATCCCACGATCCAT includes the following:
- the gcvA gene encoding transcriptional regulator GcvA encodes the protein MTATLPPLNALRAFEAAARLESFSAAAGELFVTHGAVSKQIKQLEDWLGVPLFERSGGRVKLTEVGWRYLVQVQDGLDIIANATAQLRQPDRQRRIVINSIPTFAMFWLLPRLGEFQREHPDIELRLMTSDRDISRLDAPFDLAIRRGPGDWPGHVSKPFLEERELPLCAPSLLERLPIHTPQDLAQHTLLQADTRPTAWQRWLTLAGVPELKPAATQQFGHFYLALRAAMNGLGVVLGPLPMMQAELDAGTLVAPLQEPSVVVRGYCWITPRAATHDPTIHVLTRWLEQQASHTGLSGTATP